The Pseudomonas berkeleyensis genome includes a region encoding these proteins:
- the coaBC gene encoding bifunctional phosphopantothenoylcysteine decarboxylase/phosphopantothenate--cysteine ligase CoaBC, whose protein sequence is MQRLYRKRIIVGVGGGIAAYKSAELVRRLKDQGAEVRVVMTQGGREFITPLTLQALSGHPVHLDLLDPAAEAAMGHIELARWADLILIAPATADLIARLAQGVANDLLTTLVLASDAPIALAPAMNQAMWRDEATQANLELLQQRGMRLFGPASGSQACGDIGLGRMLEPNDLAHLAADCFQRQALDGLHILITAGPTQENIDPVRYITNHSSGKMGFALAEAAAEAGAKVTLVSGPVHLPTPDRVDRIDVVSARDMLAACEAAMPCDVLIAAAAVADYRPEVVAQHKLKKDPSSGEGMLLQMVRNPDILATIAGREDRPFSVGFAAETENLLEYASRKLRDKNLDLIVANDVANPSIGFNSEENAITVIDRGLQQTSFAQTSKGKIARQLITLIAERLNKN, encoded by the coding sequence ATGCAGCGGCTGTATCGCAAACGCATCATCGTCGGCGTCGGGGGCGGTATTGCTGCCTACAAGAGCGCCGAACTGGTTCGCCGACTCAAGGATCAAGGCGCCGAAGTCCGTGTGGTGATGACCCAGGGCGGACGCGAATTCATCACCCCGCTGACCCTGCAGGCGCTTTCCGGCCACCCCGTGCATCTCGACCTGCTCGACCCGGCCGCCGAAGCGGCGATGGGCCATATCGAGCTGGCACGCTGGGCTGACCTGATCCTGATCGCCCCCGCCACCGCCGACCTGATCGCGCGTCTGGCCCAGGGTGTGGCCAACGACCTGCTGACCACTCTGGTACTGGCCTCCGACGCGCCCATCGCCCTGGCGCCAGCCATGAACCAGGCGATGTGGCGCGATGAGGCCACGCAAGCCAATCTGGAACTGTTGCAGCAGCGCGGCATGCGCCTCTTCGGCCCGGCATCCGGCAGCCAGGCCTGTGGCGACATCGGCCTCGGCCGCATGCTCGAACCCAACGACCTGGCACACCTGGCCGCCGATTGCTTCCAGCGCCAGGCGCTGGACGGCCTGCATATCCTGATTACCGCCGGCCCGACTCAGGAAAACATCGACCCGGTGCGCTACATCACCAACCACAGCTCCGGGAAGATGGGTTTCGCCCTGGCCGAGGCCGCCGCCGAAGCCGGCGCCAAGGTCACTCTGGTCAGTGGCCCGGTGCATCTGCCGACCCCGGATCGGGTTGATCGCATCGATGTGGTCAGCGCCCGCGACATGCTCGCCGCCTGCGAAGCAGCGATGCCCTGCGACGTACTGATCGCGGCAGCGGCTGTGGCCGACTACCGCCCGGAAGTGGTCGCGCAACACAAATTGAAGAAAGACCCCAGCAGTGGTGAGGGCATGCTCCTGCAAATGGTGCGCAACCCGGATATTCTCGCCACCATCGCCGGTCGCGAGGATCGCCCGTTCAGTGTGGGCTTCGCCGCCGAGACCGAGAACCTGCTCGAATACGCTTCGCGCAAGCTGCGCGACAAAAATCTCGATCTGATCGTCGCCAATGATGTGGCCAACCCCAGCATCGGCTTCAATAGTGAAGAGAACGCCATCACCGTGATCGACCGTGGCCTGCAGCAAACCAGCTTTGCCCAGACCAGCAAGGGCAAGATTGCCCGCCAGTTGATCACCCTTATCGCCGAACGACTGAACAAGAACTGA
- a CDS encoding HDOD domain-containing protein, whose protein sequence is MTASAHSVEVLIAEADPWTANLLQQLVLDIRGDARVLRVSDGQAALARCKRRLPDLVIADGELPGLDGVELLRQLRRHPRTPALPFVLISGRLDARSVRAARPLAPSAYLAKPFNAESLRQRLRGLLPSADETVQARPALLLSELRDFLDTVREEGQGAPLLSDVRNAVSQGLQTGEQDLGELEAVFGSDPQITALLIAAASSAAQHQGMPCQTLAQALPRLGVARTLNLVLGLALQRNAQLRDPRLAELAAHTWQRARRSAELARWLAVELKLDAELCYTAGLLHNLGELALLRSLQDWQEAGGELSNEQIDDAMLRRSASFGSALRIRWRLPFGLRELIAAFYGLGSGVFSREALVLNLSGLLLALPNNESAASLVEARCVRMLRLDPGLLERVPVELYQAS, encoded by the coding sequence ATGACCGCTTCAGCTCACTCCGTGGAAGTCCTGATCGCCGAAGCCGATCCCTGGACGGCCAATCTGCTTCAGCAACTGGTGCTGGATATACGCGGCGACGCCCGCGTACTGCGGGTCAGCGATGGCCAGGCGGCACTGGCACGCTGCAAGCGGCGCCTGCCTGATCTGGTGATCGCCGATGGTGAGTTGCCGGGGCTCGACGGCGTCGAGTTGTTGCGCCAGTTGCGTCGTCACCCGCGAACGCCGGCGCTGCCTTTCGTCCTGATCAGTGGGCGCCTCGATGCCCGCAGCGTGCGTGCGGCCCGGCCGCTGGCGCCCAGTGCCTACCTGGCCAAGCCCTTCAATGCCGAAAGTCTGCGCCAGCGTTTGCGTGGCCTGTTGCCGTCGGCTGACGAGACGGTGCAGGCGCGTCCGGCCCTGCTGCTCAGCGAGCTACGCGACTTTCTCGATACGGTGCGCGAGGAGGGGCAGGGCGCGCCGTTGCTCAGCGATGTGCGCAACGCCGTCAGCCAGGGTTTGCAGACAGGCGAGCAGGATCTGGGCGAGCTGGAGGCGGTATTCGGCAGTGACCCGCAGATCACCGCGCTGCTGATCGCCGCTGCCAGTAGTGCCGCGCAGCATCAGGGCATGCCTTGCCAGACACTGGCTCAGGCATTGCCGCGCCTGGGTGTGGCACGCACGCTCAACCTGGTGCTGGGCCTGGCATTGCAGCGTAATGCCCAACTGCGCGACCCGCGACTGGCGGAGTTGGCCGCGCACACCTGGCAGCGGGCACGGCGCAGCGCCGAACTGGCGCGCTGGCTGGCCGTCGAGCTGAAGCTGGACGCCGAGCTCTGCTACACCGCCGGCCTGCTGCACAACCTGGGGGAGCTGGCGCTGCTGCGCAGCCTGCAGGACTGGCAGGAGGCCGGGGGTGAACTCAGTAACGAGCAGATCGACGATGCCATGCTGCGCCGCTCGGCGAGTTTCGGTTCGGCGCTGCGTATTCGCTGGCGCCTGCCCTTCGGTCTGCGTGAGTTGATCGCGGCGTTCTACGGATTGGGCAGCGGCGTGTTCTCACGCGAAGCGTTGGTGCTCAACCTCAGTGGCCTGCTGCTGGCACTGCCGAACAACGAGTCGGCGGCCAGCCTCGTCGAGGCGCGCTGCGTCCGAATGTTAAGGCTCGACCCAGGTTTGCTGGAGCGCGTGCCGGTAGAGCTCTATCAGGCTTCCTGA
- the dut gene encoding dUTP diphosphatase — protein sequence MHALQAKILDPRLGQEFPLPQYATPGSAGLDLRAMLKEEIVLEPGQTVLIPTGLSIYIGDPGLAALILPRSGLGHKHGIVLGNLVGLIDSDYQGELMVSCWNRGQTPFTIAVGERIAQLVLVPVVQAHFELVEQFDETQRGAGGFGHSGSH from the coding sequence ATGCACGCTCTGCAAGCCAAGATCCTCGACCCCCGCCTCGGCCAGGAATTTCCGCTGCCGCAATACGCCACGCCCGGTTCGGCCGGCCTCGACCTGCGCGCCATGCTCAAGGAGGAGATCGTCCTCGAACCGGGCCAGACGGTACTGATCCCGACTGGCCTGTCGATCTACATCGGCGACCCCGGCCTGGCCGCGTTGATCCTGCCGCGCTCGGGCCTGGGCCACAAACACGGCATCGTCCTCGGCAACCTGGTCGGCCTGATCGACTCGGACTACCAGGGCGAACTGATGGTGTCATGCTGGAACCGGGGCCAGACGCCCTTCACCATCGCCGTCGGCGAGCGCATCGCACAGTTGGTATTGGTGCCGGTGGTACAGGCGCACTTCGAGCTGGTCGAGCAGTTCGACGAGACCCAACGTGGTGCTGGCGGCTTCGGCCACTCCGGTAGCCACTGA
- a CDS encoding ABC transporter substrate-binding protein — protein MRLLLATLLCTPILAQAATLSVCTEASPEGFDVVQYNSLTTTNASADMLMNRLVEFDAEQGKLLPSLASSWSVSEDGLVYDFQLRDDVPFHQSADFKPSRKLAAEDVLFSFQRMLDPQHPWHQVAASGYPHAQSMQWPSLIAKIEAPDAHSVRITLTRRDATFLATLSMGFASIYPAEYAAQLLAAGTPQKLNSAPVGSGPFVFERYQKDAAVRYRANPDYFAGKPGVDRVIFAITPDSNVRLQRLRRGECQIALSPKPQDVQAIAGDTKLKSAQTAAFMTAFVGINSQHAPLDKPQVRQAINLAFDKASYVKAVFEGSAEPAQGPYPANTWSYAKDLPGYAHDPAKARTLLAEAGLADGFKTTLWTRPSGSLLNPNPNLGAQLLQADLAKIGVDAEIRVIEWGELIRRAKAGEHDLLFMGWAGDNGDPDNFLTPQFSCASVESGLNFARYCDETLDKLIADGKASSDQNERSRLYQQAQKIIQEQALWLPLAHPTAFALLSEKVQGYKVSPFGRQDFSRVTF, from the coding sequence ATGCGCCTGCTACTCGCCACTCTCTTGTGCACCCCGATTCTGGCCCAGGCTGCCACCCTCAGTGTCTGCACCGAAGCCAGCCCCGAGGGCTTCGACGTGGTGCAGTACAACTCGCTGACCACCACCAATGCCTCGGCCGACATGCTGATGAATCGCCTGGTGGAGTTCGATGCCGAACAGGGCAAGCTGTTGCCAAGCCTGGCGAGCAGTTGGTCGGTCTCCGAAGATGGCCTGGTCTACGACTTCCAGCTGCGTGACGACGTGCCGTTCCACCAGAGCGCCGACTTCAAGCCCAGCCGCAAGCTGGCCGCCGAGGACGTGCTGTTCAGCTTCCAACGCATGCTCGACCCGCAACACCCCTGGCACCAGGTCGCCGCCAGCGGTTACCCCCATGCCCAGTCGATGCAGTGGCCGAGCCTGATCGCCAAGATCGAAGCACCGGATGCACACAGCGTGCGCATCACCCTGACCCGCCGCGACGCCACCTTCCTCGCCACCCTGAGCATGGGCTTCGCCTCCATCTATCCAGCCGAGTACGCCGCCCAGTTGCTCGCCGCAGGCACGCCGCAGAAGCTCAACAGTGCGCCAGTGGGCAGCGGCCCGTTCGTCTTCGAGCGTTATCAGAAGGACGCCGCGGTGCGCTACCGCGCCAACCCGGACTACTTCGCTGGCAAACCAGGCGTGGATCGGGTGATCTTCGCCATTACCCCGGACAGCAACGTACGCCTGCAGCGCCTGCGCCGCGGCGAATGCCAGATCGCCCTGTCGCCTAAACCGCAGGATGTGCAAGCCATCGCTGGCGACACCAAGCTCAAGAGCGCGCAGACCGCCGCCTTCATGACGGCCTTCGTCGGCATCAACAGCCAGCATGCGCCGCTCGACAAACCGCAGGTACGCCAGGCGATCAACCTGGCCTTCGACAAGGCCAGCTACGTCAAGGCCGTGTTCGAGGGCAGCGCCGAGCCGGCGCAAGGCCCCTACCCGGCCAATACCTGGAGCTACGCCAAGGATCTGCCGGGCTATGCCCATGACCCTGCAAAAGCCCGCACCCTGCTTGCCGAAGCAGGCCTGGCCGACGGTTTCAAGACCACCCTCTGGACACGGCCGTCCGGCAGCCTGCTCAACCCCAACCCCAACCTTGGCGCACAACTGCTGCAAGCCGACCTGGCGAAGATCGGCGTCGATGCGGAAATCCGCGTGATCGAGTGGGGCGAGCTGATCCGTCGCGCCAAGGCCGGCGAGCACGACCTGCTGTTCATGGGCTGGGCTGGCGACAATGGCGACCCGGACAACTTCCTCACGCCGCAATTCTCTTGCGCGTCGGTGGAGTCCGGCCTCAACTTCGCCCGTTACTGCGATGAAACGCTGGACAAACTGATCGCCGACGGCAAGGCCAGCAGCGACCAGAACGAGCGCAGCCGCCTGTATCAACAGGCGCAGAAGATCATTCAGGAACAGGCATTGTGGCTACCGCTGGCCCACCCCACCGCCTTCGCGCTGCTCAGCGAGAAGGTGCAGGGCTACAAGGTCAGCCCGTTCGGTCGGCAGGACTTCTCCCGGGTGACATTCTGA
- a CDS encoding EAL domain-containing protein, with product MVQPLRSLIALLCLVFALTARASDALPLLQLSAADLASPVSIEHSLLLEDPSTQLTASEVLQRIASEGHAIQGTARIGYSRSAWWLVLRLQTPPAERLQLIIGQTFLDDLEVWLFDGDTPLGPLYSGAQRPFSERGEPYPQFLLNLPRLGEGPYSLLLRVQSDSAINLPLQLVGAQQGQQLIAHSWLQSGLLIGVLLALALFYLVKYSTLREPQLAYFSLTALCVALYNASLYSLAGLLWPEWPALPKLLVNLPTAGMMIFSSLFIASALNLHLGRLRWLRDALFAATLLVSVGGLLVEHPAAYQILNLLTLATGLYQLLLMALGVYQRRPYAPGYLLCWSAALVLMLLVPLSRAGVIPLPSGFYALYAYLPALSMLLFGALLDKQLERVRRVLLSSQEQAIDNLEQYQALFRHSGEGIFRCRRDGSLLEANPSLERLLGGDAPVADLHGLPLQRLLGEQQWSTLLHQLDAENGAVSCECQLYDLQQRAHWIYLSLHTRPLQDCIEGIVVDLSERRALEERLQHLAAHDALTGLLNRRELERLLSETLNGTSKQRFSHLLHLGLDRFKQVNDLCGHSAGDQLLRQLASQLSHQLPRHAELARVGGDEFAILLREVDDEAALNQAEQFRRAVEQFVFTWQGRPFRLHASIGLLALSSGVRDWETALNWANSASQLAKHQGRNRVQQFNPADGALLEHQRQLQWITRLREATERGHFELFFQPVQALQSDPSGLHYEVLLRYRDPQSGDWISPAQFLDAAARYDFLGAIDRWVIQNLCAWLAANPRHLAQLAQVNVNLSAKSLLDCSFHRLLQDELQRHGLPPSKLCIEVTEMVALGELGVSAKWIEELRSKGLKVALDDFGSGFASYAYLRHLPLDILKIDGSFISGIENDPINQAMVGSMRQIAGQLGLLTVAEFVETQASLDCLRRLGIDYAQGYFVGRPQPLRQLADDARRHDTQEA from the coding sequence ATGGTTCAACCGCTTCGCTCACTGATCGCTCTACTCTGCCTGGTCTTTGCCCTGACGGCACGGGCCAGTGATGCGCTGCCGTTGCTGCAGCTCAGCGCCGCCGATCTGGCCAGCCCGGTGAGCATCGAGCACAGCCTGCTGCTGGAAGATCCAAGCACCCAGTTGACCGCCAGCGAAGTGCTGCAACGCATCGCCAGCGAAGGCCACGCCATTCAAGGCACCGCACGTATCGGCTATTCACGTAGCGCCTGGTGGCTGGTGCTACGCCTCCAGACACCGCCTGCCGAGCGCCTGCAGTTGATCATCGGCCAGACTTTTCTCGACGATCTGGAAGTCTGGCTGTTCGACGGCGACACGCCGCTCGGCCCTCTTTACAGCGGCGCGCAACGCCCCTTCAGCGAGCGCGGCGAACCTTATCCACAGTTCCTGCTCAACCTGCCGCGCCTGGGCGAGGGGCCTTACAGCCTGCTGCTGCGTGTGCAAAGCGACTCGGCGATCAACCTGCCCCTGCAACTGGTCGGCGCGCAGCAGGGCCAGCAACTGATCGCCCACAGCTGGCTGCAGAGCGGCCTGCTGATCGGCGTGCTGCTGGCCCTGGCGCTGTTCTATCTGGTCAAGTACAGCACCCTGCGCGAACCGCAGCTGGCCTACTTCAGCCTTACCGCGCTGTGCGTGGCGCTGTACAACGCCAGCCTGTACAGCCTGGCCGGGCTGCTCTGGCCAGAGTGGCCGGCGCTGCCCAAGCTGCTGGTCAACCTGCCAACGGCCGGGATGATGATCTTCAGTTCGCTGTTCATCGCCAGCGCCCTCAACCTGCATCTGGGGCGCCTGCGCTGGCTACGCGACGCGCTGTTCGCCGCCACCCTGCTGGTCAGCGTGGGCGGCTTGCTGGTCGAACATCCCGCCGCCTACCAGATACTGAATCTGCTGACCCTGGCGACCGGCCTCTACCAGTTGCTGTTGATGGCACTGGGCGTCTACCAGCGTCGGCCCTACGCCCCTGGTTATCTGCTGTGCTGGAGCGCCGCCCTGGTGCTGATGCTCTTGGTGCCGCTGAGCCGTGCCGGGGTAATTCCGCTGCCGTCGGGGTTCTATGCACTGTACGCCTACCTGCCGGCGTTGAGCATGCTGCTGTTCGGCGCCCTGCTCGACAAACAGCTGGAGCGCGTGCGGCGCGTGCTGCTGAGCAGCCAGGAACAGGCCATCGACAATCTGGAGCAGTACCAGGCGCTGTTTCGCCACAGCGGTGAAGGCATCTTCCGCTGCCGGCGTGATGGCAGCCTGCTGGAAGCCAACCCGAGCCTGGAGCGCCTGCTCGGTGGCGATGCGCCCGTGGCCGATCTCCACGGCCTGCCATTGCAGCGCCTGCTCGGCGAGCAGCAATGGAGCACCCTCCTGCATCAACTCGACGCCGAGAACGGCGCCGTCAGCTGCGAGTGCCAGCTGTACGACCTGCAACAACGTGCGCACTGGATCTATCTGTCGCTGCACACACGACCGCTGCAGGACTGCATCGAAGGCATCGTGGTCGACCTCAGCGAACGCCGGGCGCTGGAAGAACGTCTGCAGCATCTGGCTGCCCATGATGCGCTGACCGGCCTGCTCAACCGTCGCGAACTGGAAAGGCTGCTGTCTGAGACCCTGAATGGCACGAGCAAGCAGCGCTTCAGCCATCTGCTGCATCTGGGCCTGGATCGCTTCAAACAGGTCAACGACCTGTGCGGCCATTCCGCAGGGGATCAACTGCTGCGCCAGCTGGCGAGCCAGCTCAGCCACCAGTTGCCACGCCATGCCGAGCTGGCGCGTGTCGGCGGCGACGAATTCGCCATCCTGCTGCGTGAAGTCGACGACGAGGCCGCACTGAACCAGGCCGAGCAATTTCGCCGTGCAGTCGAACAATTCGTCTTCACCTGGCAAGGCCGGCCGTTCCGCCTGCACGCCAGTATCGGCCTGCTCGCCCTCAGCTCCGGCGTGCGCGACTGGGAAACCGCGCTGAACTGGGCCAACAGCGCCAGCCAGCTGGCCAAGCACCAGGGCCGCAACCGCGTGCAGCAGTTCAATCCGGCCGACGGCGCACTGCTCGAACATCAGCGCCAGCTGCAGTGGATCACCCGCCTGCGCGAAGCCACCGAACGCGGCCATTTCGAGCTGTTCTTCCAGCCGGTGCAGGCCCTGCAAAGTGACCCAAGCGGCCTGCACTACGAAGTCCTACTGCGCTACCGTGACCCACAGAGCGGCGACTGGATCAGCCCGGCGCAATTCCTCGACGCCGCAGCGCGCTACGATTTCCTCGGTGCCATCGACCGCTGGGTGATCCAGAACCTGTGCGCCTGGCTGGCCGCCAACCCCCGCCATCTGGCGCAACTGGCCCAGGTCAACGTCAACCTCAGCGCCAAGTCATTGCTCGACTGCAGCTTCCATCGCCTGCTGCAGGACGAACTGCAGCGCCATGGTCTGCCGCCCAGCAAACTGTGCATCGAGGTCACGGAAATGGTCGCCCTCGGCGAGCTGGGCGTCTCTGCAAAATGGATCGAAGAGTTGCGCAGCAAGGGGCTGAAGGTCGCACTGGATGATTTTGGCAGCGGCTTCGCCTCTTACGCTTACCTGCGTCATCTGCCGCTGGACATCCTGAAGATCGACGGCAGCTTCATCAGCGGCATCGAAAACGACCCGATCAACCAGGCCATGGTCGGCTCGATGCGACAGATCGCCGGGCAGCTCGGCCTGCTGACCGTCGCCGAGTTCGTCGAAACCCAGGCCAGCCTGGACTGCCTGCGCCGCCTCGGTATCGACTACGCCCAGGGTTACTTCGTCGGCCGTCCGCAACCCCTGCGGCAGCTGGCCGACGACGCACGCCGCCACGACACTCAGGAAGCCTGA
- the radC gene encoding RadC family protein: MSIRDWPAAERPREKLLEQGAASLTDAELLAIFLRTGVTGKSAVDLARHLLSEFGSLRTLLEADLAGFSQHLGLGPAKYAQLQAVLEMSRRHLAERLRRDSALESPQAVRDYLKAQLRHEPHEVFGCLFMDAKHRVLAFEVLFRGSIDSASVYPRQVVKRSLANNAAAVILTHNHPSGVSEPSQADRVLTQRLKDALALVEVRVLDHFIVGDGEPLSMAELGWM; this comes from the coding sequence ATGAGCATTCGTGATTGGCCCGCGGCGGAGCGTCCGCGGGAGAAACTGCTGGAGCAAGGTGCGGCGTCGCTGACCGATGCCGAGTTGCTAGCGATCTTCCTGCGTACCGGGGTTACCGGCAAGAGCGCAGTGGATCTGGCGCGGCATCTGTTGAGTGAATTCGGCAGCCTGCGAACCCTACTGGAGGCGGATCTGGCTGGCTTCAGCCAGCACCTGGGCCTGGGGCCAGCCAAATATGCGCAATTGCAGGCGGTGCTGGAGATGTCGCGACGGCATCTGGCCGAGCGCCTGCGCCGTGATTCGGCGCTGGAAAGCCCGCAGGCGGTGCGTGACTACCTCAAGGCGCAGCTGCGTCACGAGCCGCACGAGGTATTCGGTTGCCTGTTTATGGATGCCAAGCATCGCGTGCTGGCCTTCGAGGTGCTGTTTCGCGGCAGCATCGACAGTGCCAGCGTTTATCCGCGGCAGGTGGTCAAGCGTTCGCTGGCCAACAATGCCGCTGCCGTCATCCTTACCCACAACCACCCATCGGGCGTGTCGGAGCCCAGCCAGGCCGACCGCGTGCTGACCCAGCGGCTCAAGGATGCGCTGGCGTTGGTGGAGGTGCGCGTGCTCGATCACTTCATCGTCGGTGATGGTGAGCCGCTGTCCATGGCCGAGCTGGGCTGGATGTAG
- a CDS encoding AraC family transcriptional regulator, translated as MTAEPSTLASWTRALRKQLDALGLDSAALCREAGLDPALLDDPNARCPLSVTTRLWQLAVAASGDPALGLKTSQFVSPTTFHALGYALIASSSLREMFERIVRYHRVVSDVLELELRQLDDVYEFRFRVPPGSPPPAPEALDAFAAIYVRSCRNRLNRDFSPLLVRLQRPLPADPEPWQAVFRAPLEFAADESLLRFPRAAFEQRLDDGNPELAEHNETVLKRSLEQLQAASCSERVRRCLEAQLPDGEPSAERIAQTLHLSLRSLQRHLAEEGTSYEALLGDTRHALALRHMRDPRCSISEIAYLLGFSDSSSFGRAFKRWTGQTPSQYRDGLKNA; from the coding sequence ATGACTGCCGAACCTTCCACCCTGGCCAGCTGGACGCGCGCGCTGCGCAAACAGCTCGATGCGCTCGGCCTGGACAGTGCTGCGCTATGTCGTGAAGCGGGCCTCGATCCGGCGCTGCTCGACGACCCCAACGCGCGTTGCCCGCTGTCGGTGACCACCCGTCTGTGGCAATTGGCGGTGGCCGCCAGCGGCGATCCGGCGCTGGGGTTGAAGACCTCGCAGTTCGTCAGCCCGACCACTTTCCATGCCCTGGGCTATGCGCTGATCGCCAGCAGCAGCCTGCGCGAGATGTTCGAGCGCATCGTGCGTTATCACCGGGTGGTCAGCGATGTGCTGGAACTGGAGCTGCGCCAGCTCGATGACGTCTACGAGTTCCGTTTTCGTGTGCCGCCAGGCAGCCCGCCACCGGCCCCCGAGGCGCTGGATGCCTTCGCCGCGATCTACGTGCGTAGCTGCCGCAATCGTCTGAATCGTGATTTCTCACCGCTGCTGGTGCGCCTGCAACGGCCTTTGCCGGCTGATCCCGAGCCCTGGCAAGCAGTGTTTCGCGCGCCACTGGAATTTGCCGCCGACGAGAGCCTGCTGCGCTTTCCCCGCGCGGCGTTCGAGCAGCGCCTGGATGATGGCAACCCCGAGCTGGCCGAGCACAACGAGACCGTGCTCAAACGCAGCCTGGAACAGTTGCAGGCGGCCAGTTGCAGCGAGCGGGTGCGCCGCTGCCTGGAGGCGCAGTTGCCCGACGGCGAGCCCTCCGCCGAGCGTATTGCCCAGACCTTGCACCTGAGTCTGCGCAGCCTGCAGCGTCATCTGGCCGAGGAGGGCACCAGCTATGAGGCGCTGCTCGGCGATACGCGCCACGCCTTGGCACTACGGCACATGCGCGACCCGCGCTGTTCGATCAGTGAAATTGCCTATCTGCTCGGCTTCAGCGACAGCAGCAGCTTTGGCCGAGCCTTCAAACGTTGGACCGGCCAGACGCCGAGCCAGTACCGCGATGGACTGAAAAACGCATGA
- the rpmB gene encoding 50S ribosomal protein L28, with translation MSRVCQVTGKGPVTGNNISHANNKTRRRFLPNLQHHRFWVESEKRFVRLRVSAKGMRVIDKRGIDVVLAELRARGEKV, from the coding sequence ATGTCGAGAGTCTGTCAAGTTACCGGTAAGGGTCCGGTAACCGGGAACAATATTTCCCACGCAAACAACAAAACCCGTCGTCGTTTCCTGCCGAACCTGCAGCACCATCGCTTCTGGGTCGAGTCCGAGAAGCGCTTCGTGCGTCTGCGCGTATCTGCCAAAGGCATGCGCGTTATCGACAAGCGTGGCATCGACGTAGTGCTGGCTGAGCTGCGCGCTCGCGGCGAAAAGGTTTAA
- a CDS encoding fatty acid desaturase yields the protein MSPSPASLNDQQRAAYIREQVMAHGNALRQRYPILQHQDALGAGILALALCGMIGSAALYIGGHMPWWACLLLNAFFASLTHELEHDLIHSMYFRKRALPHNLMMALVWLARPSTINPWVRRHLHLNHHKVSGSEADMEERAITNGEPWGFARLLMVGDNMMSSFIRWLRAKNPAHRRMILSRTLKVYAPLGLLNWATWYLFLGFHLLDWASAALGAPINWSAGTLATMQVVNIAVVVLVGPNVLRTFCLHFVSSNMHYYGDVEPGNVIQQTQVLNPWWLWPLQAFCFNFGSSHAIHHFVVKEPFYIRQLTVPFAHRVMREMGVRFNDFGTFTRANRWTRRQQAQSDERTQTA from the coding sequence ATGTCCCCCTCCCCCGCAAGCCTTAATGACCAGCAACGCGCCGCTTATATCCGCGAACAGGTGATGGCGCACGGCAACGCCCTGCGCCAGCGCTATCCGATCCTGCAGCATCAGGACGCGCTCGGCGCCGGCATCCTGGCCTTGGCCCTATGCGGCATGATCGGCTCGGCAGCGTTGTATATCGGCGGCCATATGCCCTGGTGGGCGTGCCTGCTGCTCAATGCCTTCTTCGCCTCGCTGACCCACGAGCTGGAGCACGACCTGATCCACTCGATGTATTTCCGCAAGCGAGCCCTGCCGCACAACCTGATGATGGCGCTGGTGTGGCTGGCGCGGCCGAGCACCATCAACCCCTGGGTGCGCCGTCACCTGCACCTCAACCACCACAAGGTTTCCGGCAGCGAAGCCGACATGGAAGAGCGCGCCATCACCAATGGCGAGCCCTGGGGCTTCGCCCGCCTGCTGATGGTCGGCGACAACATGATGAGCTCCTTCATCCGCTGGTTGCGGGCGAAGAATCCGGCGCATCGACGGATGATCCTCAGCCGCACGCTGAAGGTCTATGCACCACTGGGGCTGCTCAACTGGGCGACCTGGTACCTGTTTCTCGGCTTTCACCTGCTGGACTGGGCCAGCGCGGCCCTGGGTGCCCCCATCAACTGGTCGGCCGGTACGCTGGCGACCATGCAGGTGGTGAACATCGCCGTGGTGGTGCTGGTCGGCCCCAACGTGCTGCGCACCTTCTGCCTGCACTTCGTCAGCTCCAACATGCATTATTACGGCGATGTCGAGCCGGGCAACGTGATCCAGCAGACCCAGGTGCTCAATCCCTGGTGGCTGTGGCCATTGCAGGCTTTCTGCTTCAACTTCGGCAGCAGCCATGCGATCCACCACTTCGTGGTCAAGGAGCCCTTCTACATTCGCCAGCTGACCGTGCCCTTCGCCCATCGGGTGATGCGCGAAATGGGCGTGCGCTTCAACGACTTCGGTACCTTCACTCGTGCCAACCGCTGGACACGCCGCCAGCAGGCGCAATCAGACGAACGCACCCAGACCGCCTGA
- the rpmG gene encoding 50S ribosomal protein L33, with product MRELIRLVSSAGTGHFYTTDKNKRTTPDKIEIKKFDPVVRKHVMYKEAKIK from the coding sequence ATGCGTGAACTGATCCGTTTGGTGTCCAGCGCCGGTACCGGCCACTTCTACACCACCGACAAGAACAAGCGCACCACCCCCGACAAGATCGAAATCAAGAAATTCGATCCGGTCGTACGTAAGCACGTGATGTACAAGGAAGCCAAGATCAAGTAA